The Bacteroidia bacterium genomic interval AAATAAAATTTGCGATTGCGTGTGCCTTGACCCGGATGGGTGCGACTACTCCCTTCTACAAAGCCCATTTCCACTAACTCATTGGCTTCTTCTCCTTTATTTCTGGAGAATATAAAAATGTGGTCTATTTCCACGAATAGGTTCTTTATTCTTTGTCCTGTATTTCTTCCCATTTAATTGGGCTCACTTCATCATGATCCCACACCCGACTATCTGCTCTGTCTATCCTCATGATCAGTTTGCAGGCTGGATCAGGGCAAATGATTCGTGCATCTGTTTCCATCCAATCTGCCGGATGATTTTTCCGCTGTTTGGCAGGTAATAGGGGAATGCTTGCCTGAAGGGCATAAAGACAAAAATCTTTGTTATTGGGGAGAGATATTTTCCCTCCTTTCATATAAAAACAATCTCCCACAGACATCTTACAGGTACAATTTCCGGAAATACTTTCTACAGATACTTTGAGATCGTATAATTCAAACTGATCGGGCCTTAGCTCCATGTTTTTTTATTTGGAAAGAAGTTCATCTTTTTTTCTCCCCCAGCCAAATAGGACCAGGATCAGGACCAAAAATAGTAAAGCCCATGCGAGAAAATTATGCAAACCTGTTTCTAGTGCATTGACCGCTGGGATACCAAAATCCTGTCCACTATTGCTGGTATTTGCCATAAGGATAACCGGGATAAAATAGGGGAGGAGGAAAGGAAAAACACAAACAACCATGCTGAGGATATTTGACCTTCTGACAGCACTTATTCCCAATTTCTCTCCACTTTCCTTGCTAAACTCTGCCAGCATCAGAATGGCAACTATGCTATGGGTGGTCAGGAGCACGGCAGCTGTAGAGGTGGCAGCAATCCATCTTTCACCTGCAGCTGCACTATTACTTTTTGAGGAGGCAAAACGGACCAGATTATCCAGGAGTCCACTGGCTTTAAGACTCCCCACCAAACCCATCAACAAAATCGTAAAGAAACTGATTCCTACGGCCCGATTGATTCCGTCGATAACAAAACTTTTGGCTCCAAAGTTTTCCAAGTCCAGGCTAAATACCTGATCCGGCTTGAGCAAGCCCAACAGGAGGGCCAATACGACGGCAAACAAGAGTCCCATTAATAATCCTTCAAGCAAATGCTTTCCTTTTAGGAAGAGGTAAATGATCAAGGCGGGGACCAATAACATCGGAAGTGCTTCAGGGCTACCGCTAAGCTCTGTGTTTAGACCATTATTGGGACTAGCGCCTAAATTTGCTGAAATATAGAACGCAATTAAGGCAAGTATAAATACAGGAATCATATATTTGATTCGGCTTTTAACCACCTTTCCAATTTCCGCCTCCTGACTCAAACTACTGGCAATGGTAGTATCTGAAATGGGAGCGATGAAGTCTCCGAATGTAGCTCCAGCTAAGATGGCCCCGGCGAGGCTGGGTAAGTGAGCGCCCAATAGACCTCCGGAAGGATATAAAAGAGGTCCACAAATGAGGATAGTTGCAAAGCTTGATCCGGTAGAAAGAGACACAATGCAGCAGATGATAAAACTGGCCACTACAAAACCTATTCCTCCTAATTGAAATCCTTTAGCCATCCATATCAGGGCCTCAACAAAGCCCGTGAGAGACATGAGTACTCCTATAATAGAAGCCAGCATCCAGGCAGT includes:
- a CDS encoding Na+/H+ antiporter NhaC family protein, which gives rise to MQDTTTRQTAKLEFYGGAIAALIPFIVFVSGVIAIALSGAPDEKGFWPILILALGIGLLLAKDKSLFSQKVLEGMSDKMVMIMITAWMLASIIGVLMSLTGFVEALIWMAKGFQLGGIGFVVASFIICCIVSLSTGSSFATILICGPLLYPSGGLLGAHLPSLAGAILAGATFGDFIAPISDTTIASSLSQEAEIGKVVKSRIKYMIPVFILALIAFYISANLGASPNNGLNTELSGSPEALPMLLVPALIIYLFLKGKHLLEGLLMGLLFAVVLALLLGLLKPDQVFSLDLENFGAKSFVIDGINRAVGISFFTILLMGLVGSLKASGLLDNLVRFASSKSNSAAAGERWIAATSTAAVLLTTHSIVAILMLAEFSKESGEKLGISAVRRSNILSMVVCVFPFLLPYFIPVILMANTSNSGQDFGIPAVNALETGLHNFLAWALLFLVLILVLFGWGRKKDELLSK
- a CDS encoding TIGR04076 family protein, producing MELRPDQFELYDLKVSVESISGNCTCKMSVGDCFYMKGGKISLPNNKDFCLYALQASIPLLPAKQRKNHPADWMETDARIICPDPACKLIMRIDRADSRVWDHDEVSPIKWEEIQDKE